CTGCAGCAATGAAGTCCATGGCATAGAAGATTTTATTGTGTGCTATGAAATACGCTGGAAGAGCATTCTGATTCTTGGGATGGGTATTAAACTTGTCATTATCCTGGCCTTCTTGAAGGAATATCGCTGCCTCCTGGTAGTTGTTCTCCCATTGGACCCTTCTCTGTGCGTCTCTGATGTGTTGATCAAGCTCTGCTTGGCTGTAGATGTTTGCCGTCTCTTCTGCGAAGTGTCCAAAAACATTAGCAACATCAAACACAGAATCTGTAAAATAAAAAGGATCAACAATGAATAGGATGAAGAAGTACAGATAAAATTAGTGCTTCGCCTTCGGGCATGGGCTTGGTTTAGTTACGAAGATATAAAACGAGTATCGCCATTCGACTCGTGCCACCTCTCTTCATGATGAGATGAAACCTCCAATCCTCTCCAACTTCTCCCAGCTTTTCGCCCAGGGGCTGCCTCACGCCCTGTTGCATTCGCCATTTTTGCCAACGAGGGAATGTCAGCAAGTATCAAAGTTCAATGTTCACTGTATTGtgaaaaggggcgtggcacaAGTGTCACTGCTGGCATGAATGATGATGCACGGAGTCGGAGAGTGTGGTGGTGGGTGCAAGATTCTGTTCTGGTCAAGAAATATCTTTGAATAGATCTCCTACTTTTAGTGTGTTCTCTTCTCTTTATAGGTTATtgtatgaaaatctgaaaaaaaattcatgtttGGTTATATGACTGCAGTGCCTTTGCCTTGGCTTTAGTTTCTCGTATCGCAGGCCTTCTCGTATACTGTACTTGACCCCGTTTTGGGGGTAACTGAACTTTCGTCTATTGCCACTACTCACTGAGTTGTGCACGGTCTGTCCGTACTTGTTGATCGTCCATCGAGGCACTGGACAAGTCATTATTTATAATGTTTTCAGTGTCTTCACTTGCCATGATCCACAGTTTGTTTTGGTTTATTGCAAATTAATCATTCATCAAATCAGCTCCGCTTTACCAGGGTGATCCCGCAAGCACTTGCAATGCACTGCCGGAAATTCCCGACATTAACCGATTGTTGCCGACTCTTCGACAAtttgcttttctgaaatataTGAAGAATTCTCATTTCGCAACTTATTAATGCCCTGTACAAAAGATGTTGATGCCGTCTATCGAACGCTCTATATCGTGTGTTTAGCCTACTTTGCGCTGATTAATGAAGTGTATAGTATCTTCTACCTTGTTTATCATTTCAGTTTGTATTTTGGAATGTTTTACCTACCGTACAAGTCGAAGGCCGGCttacagtgcagtgcagtgcattcCCCGTGCATTTCAATGTATTGTAGCCCTATGGTGAATGGGTAATGCACTGCCTAGTTTAGTTGATGGACTAGACTAGACTAGGCCTAtaccaaaatcatgaaatgcagGATgtccattgtctggcgtcttttacctTGAAGGTCTagtgtaaagatggtttgttggtccaaTCCTAGGTGGTACTGGCGTATCTCACTATCTGGCAAAGGACCATTGCCGCATTGCCATTGGCATTCATGCCTATAGGCATAATCAGTAGGCCATGTCAAGAGCGTGGTGGGGTACCGGTGTGTCACCTCTGGTTGACAAAAAAGCTGCAGGTCCTACTTAGCAAAAGAGCGGTTCATCATTAGTTCACGTTCTTGGAGCTGGAAAGTCTTTAATTTTGCATTTATTTTTCAGTTCCCAATGACAAGGTAACTAACTACCAGTACTGATCGACTTGAACTTTGGCAATGTCATCCACACCGGGTAACACAACCCCTGGACCCAGCACCAGCAACTCTAGCACAACGAATGAAAACAGTAATAATGGAAACAATGGTGGCACCAAGCGCAACCTTGATACAACACCGACTACACCCAGTGGGCCACCAACCAAGAAAAAGGTTCTTACATACTGTGATGTCAAGATGGGGCCTGTCCATTCCCTAGTAAGTTTAACTCTGGTGAAGAACTTATAAGTCTTGAACTCGTTTCACAGTTTGTTATCTATAGTGCTGTCTTTTTACCTTAAAATGAGCCATTTGATGAAACAGGCCAGGTCCTTATGTAGGGGGAAGTTCAGGGAATAGCCAGACAGCAAATCAGGACATATTTTTAATAAACATGTATGATGTAAGACACATGTGCTGTCGTCAAAAGCTAAAAAGAAGAAGATTTAAAACTTAAACTCTGCTTCTATCTGTTTTCTAGGAGGAAATGGACATGAAGGTGTTGCTTTTCCAAAATAAGAAGCTGAGTGAGAAGATAGAACAGAGAAGGAAAGCTGAGGAGGAGTTGCGTAAACGTATTGAGCAGCTTGAGAAACGACAGACGACAGATGATGCTGTTCTGTGTATAGTTAACAGATACTGGAATCAGGTAGGGTGCTGTAATTTCAACTCATTGTCCAATTGAAAGCAATCTCACTGACTACAGTGTCAGCTGAATAAAATATCACTGTAATACTAACATCAATCTTAAAAATCACTTTCGCATTAGACTTCAGCCTTTCCTTGCTCTAAATAACTCTTGATTTATCTTGTCACTTCAGCTGGATGAGGATGTCCGTGTCTTACTACAGAGGTTTGATGCAGAGACAGccgatgaaaatgaaaatgagagtGAGTTTTTCTCTTTTTGGGAGTCAATCCTGGATTAGAAATGAGCACTTCTTGTTATTCATTGTAATTTGATCAGAGTGCTGGTGTGACTTCACCCTAGATTATTCGTATATGGTAATGTGACATTGATTCAAAAGCAAGGGCGAGTGTGGGGACTGCCCTCATGTGCAGATCTTTGTgtctgacttacatgtaatcaatTTGACTTTTGTCTACACAATAATCATTAGTAATGGCTGAGTCAAATGTCTTTCAACATCCACttggccaaatgttgatatcaTATCTTTTATCTTCTAGATCAAAGTGAAGCCATCACATCATTCCTTACTCAGCTTTCAACCTGGGATAAACATGAAATCGAAGAGTCACTTCATCGCCGAGTTGAGTTGTCAAAACGTGCTATCGGAAAACTCCTGCTGGCTTTCGACAGGCTCTTGCAAAGGAACGAGAGACTACGGAAGGCAATGTATGGGGAAGACACAAATAAAGATCTGACAGATTCGTTGACAGAAAAGAAGGACGATATGGAAACGGAAGGTGAGGGTCGTGAACGCTCGCTAGGGGACAATGATCCTGACAGAGAGGGGGACATTGGTATGTATGCTGCTATTTTTTGGAGCGGCTGGAATTTTGTTGTATATGGTATTGGTGTGTAGCTGTTGTGAGTATGATTGATTGGTGGAAAAGGTACTGTTACCATTGATATTGGTAAAATGGGACGATTTGTTGTGCAATGCAGATAGAGGAGAggattttttaatttgattcgGTAGACagcgtttttcttcatttgagGCAAGATGGTGTTTGGGAAATTCTGTTGCATGTTGTTGTCACACCAGCACGGTGAGATGTGTTGTATTGGACAGTTGTTGCTCCTAGAACTGCTAATTTGTGGATTTATTTGGTTGAATTTTGTGTGATTTGAATATGATGTTCACTGTATagtgagcgcttttgaacattgtatgcagtgggaaaggcgctatataaaagttaatttcattcattcattcattcattcattcattcatagtCCACCAAGTGATCATTTATGCTAAAGGGAACCACTGAAGACTTTGTCAAACGAATTCTAAATATTTCTCAATTGTTTTTCTTGTGTACCTTCCCAAAAGAGGCACTTTATAGCAGAAATTCACTTGTGTAGGTTtgctgtcactgtcagtgtaCTCCCTTTGTGCCAAAAGGTCTCCTGTGTTGTATTACAGAAGTAATGTACATTAAAGTGTGAGAGCACTACTAGATTCCCCGTACCCTTTTCTGTGTCTGTTAGTCATAGTGTTGAATGTGATGATGTTGAACATGTGTTGGCCTTTGCACATCCCTTCATTGTTTCTCATTGACTGTCATGTAACTGCGATAGTAATTGTTTGGAGAAACCGAAATTCTGAAAACTTTAGGTTAATGACTGCTGAAAATCGAGATATACAGCTGTAGAAAGGTGACATACATAGGTGCTGTACTCCTACCTTACCTTCATCATAGCTTTTTGAGATTGTCTTGTTAAAACAATCCTACACCTATCAAAGTTCAACACTTTACCGGTTTCAATAAGTAAGCTCATGAAAAGAATTCAAAAGGTTCCAAGATGTAAATGTCTCATGTGTCCTTGACCTTATGACATGTCCTTGACCTTTTAGATGAGAAGCAGGATCAAGAGAAGTTAGAGAAGGATGAACCGGAGGATGAATTCAACCTTGATGAAGCTGTCAAAGATGAGATGAAGGAACTGCAAGTTGAAAATAAACGTCTGCACAACTTGATCACAGAGTTGCATGAATTCAAGCATAACAACTCCCTCAAGGTCTGTTTTTGTTCTAGTTGTTGAAAAATCGAATAAAATTATGTGAACAACAGTTTAGCCTGTGTTATTAACTAAGGGAAAGTTAAGTTATTAAGAAAAGAATACAGAGATATTTCAGTCTGTGTTCTAGTCCTGTACGTTTTCAGAATCTTTATTATTGTGGGAGTGTGTCGAGAAATTGCCAGAATCCTATGTCTCGTGtggaaaaaaaaatatttttatcacttcaGCAAAAAGAATACCAGGAGAAGCTCTCGGCTGCCGAAACTGAAGTTGATGAACTGCGCAATAAGACAGATGATCTTGAGTATGATCTGGGTTGTGCCAAGGAGAAAATTGTGAAGTTAGAGAAAGAACTCTCTGAAGATGTAAAACTCCATCCCCATGGAAATTTCTTCACTGGTCCGCCGACTTGTGAAACTAAGGGAAAGGCAAGTCCGGTAAATATTGTCTCGTAAACACGTTTTGTTTGCTTTTGCTTTTGTATATGTGATTGATaaagacataggcctactaacGCTTCAAGTTGAGATGTAATTGTTGATACTGGCAGGCCTTGACTTGTTGTCCATGTGTATAAGATGAATAACTAGTGATTTGTATGTCCGTGTTGCATGGCTGGAAAAAAGAGATTGCATGATTCTTGTTTATGTAGTGTATTAGTCATTGTTACTCTGTTGCTATTGAAGCCAAGTTCTTGCTCCAGGAAAAGTCCTGGTGGTGCGAATATGCTGTTGTACTACATGTTGTATGATTTTGAACTGCTCTGTTATGAAACACCTTGTCCACCGAATATGCAGGACACTGATTTCGAAGACTTGTCTCATTTCCAAAATCAAAACCCAAAGTGGTTTAAAACTTTTAGATAGCCTGAAGTTGACCAGCTTACCAAAGCTTTCACAGTAATCTAACTGCTTTGTCTATCTTTTGACATTGGTTTTGTTCCGAAATTGGGCATTTGTATTCAGTGTTTGTCACTAATGTGTTACATTCACCTCTTCTAGTTTAATGAACTTATGGGTGAATTGGAGGACCAGCGGGAAATGGCTCAAAATCGTCTTTCTGAACTTGAGAAATTGCAGCAGGACCATCAAGACTCACTGAAGGAGATTGAAAAGCTAAAGATGGATGTAAGTCATAAAACTATGTTGTAGAAAAACCAATTGTTTATATTACATTAAAACAGGCAGGCAAACGTCATGTCAACAAATCATGTCAGTAGTTTGTATAATAGTTGTTATGAATTGGAGTGATTCGCTTTGGTTTATCTAAAGAAATTTCAGCTTTTTTTCTTCTCCACTTCAGCTCCAGTCTCTACCAGATTCTGTAATTCTTGGTACTACGGAGTACAAGTGTTTACAGGCGCAGTTCTCGGTGTTATACAATGAGAGCATGCAGATGAGGAACCAGTTAGAAGAGTCAAGAAATCTGCTTCAAACGAGTAAAAATGCTCACCTCCGGCACATTGAACAGATGGAGGTGGGTATAATTGTTGTAATCACATTTTTCGGGTCATAAGTCTTGTTAATTGCTTTTGAGATTGACCGTTGGTCAGATAATCGCTGTTATCATTCATATAGTTCCCATAACTAATCTAAACCACATTTTGTTTCAGAGTGATGAGCTAGCCTGTCAGAAAAAGTTACGTACAGAAGTCATGCAGTTGGAGGACACATTGTCCCAAGTGAGAAAGGAGTATGAAATGTTGAGAATTGAATTCGAGCAGACGTTAGCTGCCAATGAGCAGACAGGTGAGTTGCTTTTGTTTACATGAACTGAATTCTGTAGAGAGAAGAAATACAATGGAGGCCTGTGGCTTTCTTTGCACATTAAAACAGTCACTTCCGCTTTGATGATGTGTTATCAGGAGCTGTCTTTCTCCTCCATAGTGCTGACCATGCTGTTGAGAACACACATTTGTGCCAGTGAGTTGTTAAGTTTACATTGTCAACAGGCATTTGTCGGAAGATTTGAATCTTTATATATATTTCAGGTCCAATTAATAGAG
This is a stretch of genomic DNA from Lineus longissimus chromosome 2, tnLinLong1.2, whole genome shotgun sequence. It encodes these proteins:
- the LOC135482980 gene encoding E3 ubiquitin-protein ligase BRE1B-like isoform X3; the protein is MSSTPGNTTPGPSTSNSSTTNENSNNGNNGGTKRNLDTTPTTPSGPPTKKKVLTYCDVKMGPVHSLEEMDMKVLLFQNKKLSEKIEQRRKAEEELRKRIEQLEKRQTTDDAVLCIVNRYWNQLDEDVRVLLQRFDAETADENENENQSEAITSFLTQLSTWDKHEIEESLHRRVELSKRAIGKLLLAFDRLLQRNERLRKAMYGEDTNKDLTDSLTEKKDDMETEGEGRERSLGDNDPDREGDIDEKQDQEKLEKDEPEDEFNLDEAVKDEMKELQVENKRLHNLITELHEFKHNNSLKQKEYQEKLSAAETEVDELRNKTDDLEYDLGCAKEKIVKLEKELSEDVKLHPHGNFFTGPPTCETKGKASPFNELMGELEDQREMAQNRLSELEKLQQDHQDSLKEIEKLKMDLQSLPDSVILGTTEYKCLQAQFSVLYNESMQMRNQLEESRNLLQTSKNAHLRHIEQMESDELACQKKLRTEVMQLEDTLSQVRKEYEMLRIEFEQTLAANEQTGPINREMRNLITSLQNHNHQLKGEVGRYKRKLREGAIEINKLKAENHQNEPKVEKKSESESDSAMPVKQEEPPVPIHVKKEPEEEPIEKEKEEKVRPIKERRKTPREDDMSRMSESETLKDLKQQLKKSQDSQKEMKLLLDMYKSAPKDQRDKVQLMSAEKKARQEIDDLKSCIQKMRENERKEKRKLADEDAIRKIKKMEETINDLQKKLDAQKQEEEALLNEMEVTGQAFEDMQEQNIRLLQQLREKDDANFKLMSERIKSNQIHKLLREEKEVLAEQVATLQSQVEAQNLVVRKLEEKERILQNNLATVEKELNLRQQAMELHKRKAIESAQSAADLKLHLDKYTAQLRDLQNSVAEKTGTLEKESFKYKRMQEEQAILRRKLERHKKIELAGTADEVLMEEIKEYKEQLTCPSCKVKKKDAILTKCFHVFCLECLRTRYETRQRKCPKCNAAFGANDFHRIYLDN
- the LOC135482980 gene encoding E3 ubiquitin-protein ligase BRE1B-like isoform X1; its protein translation is MSSTPGNTTPGPSTSNSSTTNENSNNGNNGGTKRNLDTTPTTPSGPPTKKKVLTYCDVKMGPVHSLEEMDMKVLLFQNKKLSEKIEQRRKAEEELRKRIEQLEKRQTTDDAVLCIVNRYWNQLDEDVRVLLQRFDAETADENENENQSEAITSFLTQLSTWDKHEIEESLHRRVELSKRAIGKLLLAFDRLLQRNERLRKAMYGEDTNKDLTDSLTEKKDDMETEGEGRERSLGDNDPDREGDIDEKQDQEKLEKDEPEDEFNLDEAVKDEMKELQVENKRLHNLITELHEFKHNNSLKQKEYQEKLSAAETEVDELRNKTDDLEYDLGCAKEKIVKLEKELSEDVKLHPHGNFFTGPPTCETKGKASPFNELMGELEDQREMAQNRLSELEKLQQDHQDSLKEIEKLKMDLQSLPDSVILGTTEYKCLQAQFSVLYNESMQMRNQLEESRNLLQTSKNAHLRHIEQMESDELACQKKLRTEVMQLEDTLSQVRKEYEMLRIEFEQTLAANEQTGPINREMRNLITSLQNHNHQLKGEVGRYKRKLREGAIEINKLKAENHQNEPKVEKKSESESDSAMPVKQEEPPVPIHVKKEPEEEPIEKEKEEKVRPIKERRKTPREDDMSRMSESETLKDLKQQLKKSQDSQKEMKLLLDMYKSAPKDQRDKVQLQFQLMSAEKKARQEIDDLKSCIQKMRENERKEKRKLADEDAIRKIKKMEETINDLQKKLDAQKQEEEALLNEMEVTGQAFEDMQEQNIRLLQQLREKDDANFKLMSERIKSNQIHKLLREEKEVLAEQVATLQSQVEAQNLVVRKLEEKERILQNNLATVEKELNLRQQAMELHKRKAIESAQSAADLKLHLDKYTAQLRDLQNSVAEKTGTLEKESFKYKRMQEEQAILRRKLERHKKIELAGTADEVLMEEIKEYKEQLTCPSCKVKKKDAILTKCFHVFCLECLRTRYETRQRKCPKCNAAFGANDFHRIYLDN
- the LOC135482980 gene encoding E3 ubiquitin-protein ligase BRE1B-like isoform X2, translated to MSSTPGNTTPGPSTSNSSTTNENSNNGNNGGTKRNLDTTPTTPSGPPTKKKVLTYCDVKMGPVHSLEEMDMKVLLFQNKKLSEKIEQRRKAEEELRKRIEQLEKRQTTDDAVLCIVNRYWNQLDEDVRVLLQRFDAETADENENENQSEAITSFLTQLSTWDKHEIEESLHRRVELSKRAIGKLLLAFDRLLQRNERLRKAMYGEDTNKDLTDSLTEKKDDMETEGEGRERSLGDNDPDREGDIDEKQDQEKLEKDEPEDEFNLDEAVKDEMKELQVENKRLHNLITELHEFKHNNSLKQKEYQEKLSAAETEVDELRNKTDDLEYDLGCAKEKIVKLEKELSEDVKLHPHGNFFTGPPTCETKGKFNELMGELEDQREMAQNRLSELEKLQQDHQDSLKEIEKLKMDLQSLPDSVILGTTEYKCLQAQFSVLYNESMQMRNQLEESRNLLQTSKNAHLRHIEQMESDELACQKKLRTEVMQLEDTLSQVRKEYEMLRIEFEQTLAANEQTGPINREMRNLITSLQNHNHQLKGEVGRYKRKLREGAIEINKLKAENHQNEPKVEKKSESESDSAMPVKQEEPPVPIHVKKEPEEEPIEKEKEEKVRPIKERRKTPREDDMSRMSESETLKDLKQQLKKSQDSQKEMKLLLDMYKSAPKDQRDKVQLQFQLMSAEKKARQEIDDLKSCIQKMRENERKEKRKLADEDAIRKIKKMEETINDLQKKLDAQKQEEEALLNEMEVTGQAFEDMQEQNIRLLQQLREKDDANFKLMSERIKSNQIHKLLREEKEVLAEQVATLQSQVEAQNLVVRKLEEKERILQNNLATVEKELNLRQQAMELHKRKAIESAQSAADLKLHLDKYTAQLRDLQNSVAEKTGTLEKESFKYKRMQEEQAILRRKLERHKKIELAGTADEVLMEEIKEYKEQLTCPSCKVKKKDAILTKCFHVFCLECLRTRYETRQRKCPKCNAAFGANDFHRIYLDN
- the LOC135482980 gene encoding E3 ubiquitin-protein ligase BRE1B-like isoform X5, which produces MSSTPGNTTPGPSTSNSSTTNENSNNGNNGGTKRNLDTTPTTPSGPPTKKKVLTYCDVKMGPVHSLEEMDMKVLLFQNKKLSEKIEQRRKAEEELRKRIEQLEKRQTTDDAVLCIVNRYWNQLDEDVRVLLQRFDAETADENENENQSEAITSFLTQLSTWDKHEIEESLHRRVELSKRAIGKLLLAFDRLLQRNERLRKAMYGEDTNKDLTDSLTEKKDDMETEGEGRERSLGDNDPDREGDIDEKQDQEKLEKDEPEDEFNLDEAVKDEMKELQVENKRLHNLITELHEFKHNNSLKQKEYQEKLSAAETEVDELRNKTDDLEYDLGCAKEKIVKLEKELSEDVKLHPHGNFFTGPPTCETKGKFNELMGELEDQREMAQNRLSELEKLQQDHQDSLKEIEKLKMDLQSLPDSVILGTTEYKCLQAQFSVLYNESMQMRNQLEESRNLLQTSKNAHLRHIEQMESDELACQKKLRTEVMQLEDTLSQVRKEYEMLRIEFEQTLAANEQTGPINREMRNLITSLQNHNHQLKGEVGRYKRKLREGAIEINKLKAENHQNEPKVEKKSESESDSAMPVKQEEPPVPIHVKKEPEEEPIEKEKEEKVRPIKERRKTPREDDMSRMSESETLKDLKQQLKKSQDSQKEMKLLLDMYKSAPKDQRDKVQLMSAEKKARQEIDDLKSCIQKMRENERKEKRKLADEDAIRKIKKMEETINDLQKKLDAQKQEEEALLNEMEVTGQAFEDMQEQNIRLLQQLREKDDANFKLMSERIKSNQIHKLLREEKEVLAEQVATLQSQVEAQNLVVRKLEEKERILQNNLATVEKELNLRQQAMELHKRKAIESAQSAADLKLHLDKYTAQLRDLQNSVAEKTGTLEKESFKYKRMQEEQAILRRKLERHKKIELAGTADEVLMEEIKEYKEQLTCPSCKVKKKDAILTKCFHVFCLECLRTRYETRQRKCPKCNAAFGANDFHRIYLDN
- the LOC135482980 gene encoding E3 ubiquitin-protein ligase BRE1B-like isoform X4; this encodes MSSTPGNTTPGPSTSNSSTTNENSNNGNNGGTKRNLDTTPTTPSGPPTKKKVLTYCDVKMGPVHSLEEMDMKVLLFQNKKLSEKIEQRRKAEEELRKRIEQLEKRQTTDDAVLCIVNRYWNQLDEDVRVLLQRFDAETADENENENQSEAITSFLTQLSTWDKHEIEESLHRRVELSKRAIGKLLLAFDRLLQRNERLRKAMYGEDTNKDLTDSLTEKKDDMETEDEKQDQEKLEKDEPEDEFNLDEAVKDEMKELQVENKRLHNLITELHEFKHNNSLKQKEYQEKLSAAETEVDELRNKTDDLEYDLGCAKEKIVKLEKELSEDVKLHPHGNFFTGPPTCETKGKASPFNELMGELEDQREMAQNRLSELEKLQQDHQDSLKEIEKLKMDLQSLPDSVILGTTEYKCLQAQFSVLYNESMQMRNQLEESRNLLQTSKNAHLRHIEQMESDELACQKKLRTEVMQLEDTLSQVRKEYEMLRIEFEQTLAANEQTGPINREMRNLITSLQNHNHQLKGEVGRYKRKLREGAIEINKLKAENHQNEPKVEKKSESESDSAMPVKQEEPPVPIHVKKEPEEEPIEKEKEEKVRPIKERRKTPREDDMSRMSESETLKDLKQQLKKSQDSQKEMKLLLDMYKSAPKDQRDKVQLQFQLMSAEKKARQEIDDLKSCIQKMRENERKEKRKLADEDAIRKIKKMEETINDLQKKLDAQKQEEEALLNEMEVTGQAFEDMQEQNIRLLQQLREKDDANFKLMSERIKSNQIHKLLREEKEVLAEQVATLQSQVEAQNLVVRKLEEKERILQNNLATVEKELNLRQQAMELHKRKAIESAQSAADLKLHLDKYTAQLRDLQNSVAEKTGTLEKESFKYKRMQEEQAILRRKLERHKKIELAGTADEVLMEEIKEYKEQLTCPSCKVKKKDAILTKCFHVFCLECLRTRYETRQRKCPKCNAAFGANDFHRIYLDN